One Xiphophorus maculatus strain JP 163 A chromosome 10, X_maculatus-5.0-male, whole genome shotgun sequence genomic region harbors:
- the LOC106699810 gene encoding gastrula zinc finger protein XlCGF26.1-like, which yields MFPVHQNFSLDQHTLELLQIKEEQEELWITHTRGQPTVKGEDDEKPQLSGLHHIKTEDNRETEASASSSAELMKTELGEECGGPEPYSKCCLELKTDEITSDSSVTDITDDDDDWHGPLSGSDPNTGSEPHYKDQSLNIQKTTKPQSESAKTFVSKLPLQEGKSSSLCLVNQKCPGVKENMDSPPVHGSYKWFCCDVCGIHFTKKGNLEKHMMVHKQEKTFTCEECGKNFKRHLQLTVHLKIHRGEKPYHCDFCSKGFIVNSALQAHKRLHLGEKPFGCDVCGKTFHLKRILKMHLKVHSVEKPFHCTMCEKRFKCPYILKKHMSLHSGLKPFVCGVCSKAFSQEETLKTHMVVHTTEKPFPCDICGKSFKYMSYARKHKLFHSGESGHSCDICGKTFVLKPALKAHLRSHTGEKPFSCDDCGRQFHVKANLKQHMRVHTGERPFACDVCFKTFSRKTHLTVHTRIHSGEKPFFCNICEEKFRFQHNLKTHMRVHTGERPYVCSFCCRGFSRQEHLNKHIAIHTAE from the exons a TGTTCCCTGTCCACCAGAACTTCAGTTTGGACCAGCACACCCTAGAACTTCTCCAGATAAAGGAGGAACAGGAGGAACTGTGGATCACTCACACAAGAGGGCAACCTACTGTGAAGGGGGAAGATGACGAGAAACCTCAGTTGTCAGGGCTTCATCACATTAAAACTGAAGACAATAGAGAGACTGAAGCTTCAGCCAGCAGCTCAGCTGAACTGATGAAAACAGAACTTGGAGAGGAGTGTGGGGGACCAGAACCATATTCGAAATGCTGCCTTGAGttaaaaactgatgaaattaCTTCGGATTCTTCTGTGACTGATAttactgatgatgatgatgattggCACGGTCCTTTGTCAGGTTCTGATCCTAACACAGGATCAGAACCCCACTATAAGGATCAGAGTCTCAATATTCAGAAGACCACAAAACCTCAGTCAGAGTCTGCTAAAACATTTGTCTCCAAGTTGCCTCTCCAGGAAGGAAAAAGCTCTTCCCTCTGTTTGGTTAACCAGAAATGTCCTGGagtcaaagaaaacatggaTTCTCCACCAGTACATGGGAGTTACAAATGGTTTTGTTGTGATGTTTGTGGAATACATTTTACCAAAAAGGGAAATCTGGAGAAACACATGATGGttcacaaacaagaaaaaacatttacctGTGAAGAATGCGGTAAAAACTTCAAACGACATTTACAGCTTACTGTTCACCTTAAAATTCACAGAGGTGAGAAGCCTTATCATTGTGATTTTTGCAGTAAAGGGTTTATAGTAAACAGTGCTCTGCAAGCACACAAGAGGCTCCACTTAGGAGAGAAGCCATTTGGCTGTGATGTTTGTGgtaaaacttttcatttaaagagGATTCTGAAAATGCACCTGAAGGTGCACTCGGTGGAGAAACCATTTCATTGTACAATGTGTGAAAAACGATTCAAATGTCCGTATATTCTTAAAAAGCACATGAGCCTTCACTCTGGActgaagccatttgtttgtggTGTTTGTAGTAAAGCATTTTCACAAGAAGAAACTCTAAAAACACACATGGTTGTTCACACTACAGAAAAACCATTTCCATgtgatatttgtggaaaaagttttaaatatatgtCCTATGCTcgaaaacacaaactgtttcacAGTGGTGAGAGCGGACATAGCTGTGATATTTGTGGTAAAACGTTTGTTTTAAAGCCTGCGCTCAAGGCGCACTTGAGGAGTCACACTGGGGAGAAACCATTCTCCTGTGATGATTGTGGAAGACAGTTTCATGTTAAGGCAAACCTTAAACAGCACATGAGGGTCCACACAGGCGAGAGGCCATTTGCctgtgatgtttgttttaaaacatttagtagAAAGACCCATCTTACAGTGCACACACGGATACACTCGGGAGAAAAACcatttttctgtaacatttgtgaagaaaaattTCGATTTCAGCACAATCTCAAAACACACATGAGGGTCCACACAGGCGAAAGGCCTTATGTTTGTAGCTTTTGCTGTAGAGGATTTTCACGACAAGAGCATCTAAACAAACACATTGCTATTCACACAGCGGAATAA
- the LOC102233345 gene encoding zinc finger protein OZF-like, which translates to MTEVMKVEADEPGGFSLEPPIPAASTSELEGEMQDSKDLIQTVVIKEEFVHDWSSSSDQQDSETLDIKEEEEELWISQEEEQLVVKVEDVEKSELCELDGIKPLADRETVAPTSSSADLLETDPDGDDCGGADTDWSPEPFCSFQQSDMTLHKRGKRSKLCSGLMAQIEVHAGEKPFGCVFCGKRFKHKTSVKLHMMTHTGIREHSCDLCGKGFKEKRFLQTHMRLHTGEKPFACNVCDRRFHAKKFLKTHLVVHSEEKPFSCDICGTRFKIKECLKKHIRIHTTDRPFVCGVCNKRFSLQETLKSHMRVHTGEKPFICSVCSKGFSRKESLKGHMRVHTGEKPFICSVCDKGFSRQVYLRKHVMVHTAPFSCSDCDKLFVDEIQLKRHVRLHTEERPFGCEVCKSRFNQKRHLENHMKGHSGEKPFVCSVCSKAFSQQVSLNRHMRVHTKEKPFVCGVCSKAFSQQGNLKRHMSVHEGCDLIQT; encoded by the coding sequence TCCAGACGGTGGTGATAAAAGAAGAGTTTGTCCATGACTGGAGCTCCAGTTCTGACCAACAGGATTCAGAGACACTTGACataaaggaggaagaggaagaactgTGGATCAGCCAGGAGGAAGAGCAACTTGTCGTGAAGGTTGAAGATGTAGAAAAATCCGAGTTGTGTGAACTTGATGGAATCAAACCTCTTGCCGACAGAGagacagtagctccaaccagcAGCTCTGCTGATCTGTTGGAAACAGATCCTGATGGAGATGACTGTGGAGGAGCAGACACAGACTGGAGCCCAGaacctttttgttcttttcaacaAAGTGACATGACTCTTCACAAAAGAGGTAAAAGATCTAAACTGTGTTCTGGCCTTATGGCTCAGATTGAAGTCCATGCAGGAGAGAAGCCTTTTGGCTGTGTTTTTTGTGGCAAAAGATTCAAGCATAAAACGTCGGTTAAACTACACATGATGACTCACACTGGAATAAGAGAACATAGCTGTGATCTTTGTGGTAAAGGATTCAAAGAAAAACGTTTTCTTCAGACGCATATGAGACTCCACACTGGAGAGAAGCCGTTTGCATGTAATGTTTGTGATAGAAGGTTTCATGCAAAGAAGTTTCTTAAAACTCATCTGGTAGTTCATTCAGAAGAAAAACCCTTTTCTTGTGATATTTGTGGTACAAGATTTAAGATAAAGGAATGTCTTAAAAAGCACATTAGAATCCACACAACAGATAGACCATTTGTTTGTGGTGTTTGCAATAAACGGTTTTCATTACAAGAGACACTAAAGAGTCACATGCGTGTTCATACAGGAGAGAAGCCGTTTATTTGTAGTGTTTGCAGCAAAGGCTTTTCACGAAAAGAAAGTCTAAAAGGGCACATGCGTGTTCATACAGGAGAGAAACCATTTATTTGTAGTGTTTGTGATAAAGGATTTTCACGACAAGTCTACCTGAGAAAGCATGTGATGGTTCACACGGCACCATTTAGCTGTAGTGATTGTGATAAACTTTTTGTGGATGAAATACAGTTAAAGCGACATGTGAGGCTCCACACAGAGGAGAGGCCATTTGGTTGTGAAGTCTGTAAAAGTAGGTTTAATCAAAAGCGTCATCTTGAAAATCACATGAAAGGCCATTCAGGAGAAAAACCGTTTGTTTGTAGTGTTTGCAGTAAAGCGTTTTCACAACAGGTGTCTCTGAATAGACACATGCGTGTTCACACAAAAGAGAAACCATTTGTGTGTGGCGTTTGCAGTAAAGCGTTTTCACAACAAGGAAACCTAAAGAGACATATGAGTGTTCACGAGGGCTGCGACTTGATTCAGACatga